A window of Cyanobacteria bacterium GSL.Bin1 genomic DNA:
GGTATTATTTATGATTTTGATCAGGAAAATAGAATTGTCGGCATTGAACTTTATCATATCGACAAACTTTCTTTAGAAGAGTTAAAAAGCATTTATAAAAATTTAACTACAGAAACTGACAAAAAACAACTAAGTGAGTTTTTGAGTTCTCTTTTATCAGTAAAAAATGTATAGGACATTATTCTATTGACTAAAGAAAGGGGGTTAGTTTTATTAATTGATCGTCTCATTTTGATCGCCCATCAAGCTTTCCCATCATCTTGCCTGAATCGAATCACGCGATCGCGCAAGCCGGCGCCGGAGGCGCATCGCGCAGAGAAAGCGAGAAGGGTGGCGCGATCGCGAAAATCCTCAAAAAACATCAAAGTCAAAGATTACGCCTTCCTAAACGGAAGGCGCCTGCTTTGACCGTTGGTCAGCAAGGCACCATCGCTTTTTCTGCAAGCAATGCTGAAACTGGCCAATTGCTTCAGGCATTAGACTGATTGAGATCGCGCTTCCCTCTCATCCCTACACCCGATGGCTTCGTCGGTTGCAAGAGTTGAACATTGCGCTATCCCTCCCTCCCCACAACCGATCAAACTTGCTAATGCCTTTTCCCAAAACCCCGATCACGCGGGTTAAGACAAGAAATGATCACTTTTTTCGTAAACTTGATCGCGCCACTAGAAACTTGGCTCAAACCGCCATGAAGAGTAAAGGTGCGGAAATCGCGAATTGGCTAAAATATAAGCAGTCAACGGAGGAAAAACTCTTAATATATGTCTACCTCTAACCCCAAAAGTGAAGCAGGAATTCCCTTTGAAATTGAGGGTGAAACGACCTATCTCAACCCAAATTCAGCAGAAGGAAAAGCCTTGCAACGGTTTGAACAAGCAGTTCCTGAACAATTCTGGTTAACTCATGGAACAATTGGAGAAGAAATTGATGTTGATTTATTAAATAAGCGCTTACAAGAACGTGGCTATTCGATCCAAGTATCTTTTCAAGACTCATCCGAAAGTTGAAAATGAAGACTTGAAGAGTTTACCAAATGTACTGGAAAGGGAT
This region includes:
- a CDS encoding DUF2283 domain-containing protein, with amino-acid sequence MKIRHDPVEQTAYIELLSSDIIESEEVTSGIIYDFDQENRIVGIELYHIDKLSLEELKSIYKNLTTETDKKQLSEFLSSLLSVKNV